The Fusarium graminearum PH-1 chromosome 2, whole genome shotgun sequence genome includes a region encoding these proteins:
- a CDS encoding aldo-keto reductase yakc, translating to MAPQSLPSHPLGRNGPVVPRLGLGLMGISAFYGDAKPEAERMAFLDKAYELGECFWDTADMYGDSEELIGRWFKANPEKRDDIFLATKFANKFSEDGSLSIDSTPEYTLSACDKSLKRLGVSSVDLYYCHRLDRKTPIELTVEAMVQLKEAGKIKYLGLSECSATSLRRAHAVHPITAVQMEYSPFSLEIESSQFKLLETARELGVAVVAYSPLGRGLLSGTLRSPADFGPGDFRALLPRFTEENFPKNLALVDKIQEIAKAKGVTASQLTLAWLLAQGDDIFPIPGTTRQDRLIENLDSCKVKLSDEEKKAVRSAVDNAEVVGGRYPEAMSSSNFADTPALD from the exons ATGGCCCCCCAATCATTGCCTAGCCACCCTCTTGGTCGAAATGGCCCTGTCGTTCCCAGGCTGGGACTTGGACTGATGGGTATAAGCGCTTTTTACGGAGACGCCAAACCCGAGGCCGAGCGCATGGCTTTTCTGGACAAGGCGTATGAGTTGGGAGAATGTTTCTGGGATACTG CGGACATGTACGGTGATTCCGAAGAACTCATAGGACGCTGGTTCAAAGCCAATCCCGAAAAACGGGATGACATCTTCCTTGCCACCAAGTTTGCCAACAAGTTTTCGGAAGACGGGTCTTTGAGCATTGATAGCACGCCAGAATACACTCTATCGGCCTGCGACAAGTCCCTCAAGCGCCTTGGTGTCTCGTCTGTCGATCTGTACTACTGCCACCGGCTGGACCGGAAGACACCCATCGAGCTTACTGTTGAGGCCATGGTACAGCTTAAAgaggctggcaagatcaagtaTCTTGGACTTTCCGAGTGCAGCGCCACGTCCCTCCGCCGCGCACACGCCGTCCACCCCATCACCGCAGTGCAAATGGAATACTCACCATTCTCGCTGGAGATCGAGTCGTCCCAattcaagcttctcgagacGGCGCGTGAGCTAGGCGTCGCTGTTGTCGCATACTCGCCACTCGGCCGCGGCCTCCTGAGCGGAACATTGCGTTCGCCGGCCGACTTTGGCCCTGGAGACTTTCGCGCACTTCTGCCCAGGTTCACCGAGGAGAACTTTCCCAAGAACTTGGCCCTTGTGGACAAGATACAAGAAattgccaaggccaagggagTCACGGCCTCGCAGCTGACACTGGCTTGGCTTCTGGCCCAGGGCGACGACATCTTCCCTATTCCTGGAACAACCAGGCAGGACCGATTGATTGAGAATTTGGATAGTTGTAAGGTGAAGCTGagtgatgaggagaagaaggcggtgAGGTCGGCAGTAGACAATGCTGAGGTCGTGGGTGGTCGATATCCTGAAGCTATGAGTAGTTCTAACTTTGCTGACACCCCAGCACTGGATTAG
- a CDS encoding rhamnogalacturonase A precursor, with protein sequence MRHSFVSILVVIGAAVQAAAQLNGKVGPLTPRQAKAAIKTCNITDYGAKANAKTDNSAAIQKAWDDCKTTGGEVVIPAGDYGLGTWLTLSSKTPMSFRLDGIIYRIGTGDGNMFMFKHLEDFEFYSSTSQGAIQGYGYEFHKNNKYGPRILRFFDVKSFSMHDVALVDSPAFHFSLDTCSDGEVYNTVIHGGARGGLDGIDVWGSNIHIHDVEVSNKDECVTVKNPSDHLLIENIFCNWSGGCAMGSLATDTNIHDIEYKNVYTQGSNQMYMFKSYGGSGTVSNIALKKFRGHSNAYTLNVDAEWSSMKPVAGDGILYSNMTFSEWSGSCTDGRQRGPIKFNCPADVPCVDLQVDDFTVGSSKGNVVEHICKNAYGSGVCLKEGDGGAYTATQTVNNPNFATQTMGGELTAGLGLTASIAIPTIRSSFFPGTPVINSLMSNSAKED encoded by the exons ATGCGTCATTCGTTTGTTTCTATTCTAGTGGTCATCGGCGCCGCGGTTCAAGCTGCTGCGCAGCTCAACGGCAAGGTCGGACCATTGACACCTCGTcaggccaaggctgccatCAAAACTTGCAATATCACCGACTACGGGGCCAAAGCGAATGCCAAGACCGATAACAGCGCGGCTATACAAAAAGCCTGGGATGATTGTAAAACCACTGGTGGAGAAGTTGTCATCCCGGCTGGCGACTATGGTCTTGGTACTTGGTTGACACTTTCTTCCAAAACTCCAATGAGCTTTCGTCTTGATGGGATTATTTACCGCATTGG AACCGGTGACGGTAACATGTTTATGTTCAAGCACTTAGAGGACTTTGAGTTTTACAGCAGTACCTCCCAGGGTGCGATTCAAGGATATGGATATGAGTTTCACAAGA ATAACAAATACGGCCCTCGTATCCTTCGCTTCTTCGATGTCAAGAGCTTCTCTATGCACGACGTGGCCCTTGTTGACT CTCCGGCCTTCCACTTCTCTTTAGACACTTGCTCTGATGGAGAAGTGTACAACACAGTTATCCACGGAGGCGCACGAGGTGGTCTAGACGGTATTGACGTCTGGGGATCCAATATCCATATCCACGACGTCGAAGTCAGCAACAAAGACGAGTGTGTCACTGTAAAGAATCCCTCCGACCATTTGCTGATTGAAAATATCTTCTGCAATTGGTCGGGCGGTTGCGCTATGGGCTCTCTTGCAACTGACACCAACATCCACGACATCGAGTACAAGAATGTATACACCCAAGGATCTAACCAGATGTATATGTTCAAGTCTTACGGCGGAAGCGGTACCGTCTCCAACATCGCTCTCAAGAAGTTCAGGGGCCACTCCAATGCATACACTCTCAACGTCGATGCGGAATGGAGCTCTATGAAGCCCGTCGCCGGTGATGGCATTCTTTACAGCAATATGACCTTCTCAGAGTGGTCTGGAAGTTGTACTGATGGACGTCAGAGAGGTCCTATTAAATTCAACTGCCCTGCTGATGTTCCTTGTGTTGACCTACAGGTCGATGACTTTACCGTTGGTAGTAGCAAGGGCAATGTTGTTGAACATATTTGCAAGAATGCTTATGGGTCCGGAGTTTGTCTGAAGGAAGGCGACGGTGGTGCTTATACAGCAACCCAGACTGTCAACAACCCCAATTTCGCCACTCAAACAATGGGCGGGGAGCTCACTGCCGGTCTTGGCCTTACTGCTTCCATCGCTATTCCTACGATTCGATCTTCCTTTTTCCCTGGTACTCCTGTTATCAACTCACTCATGAGCAACTCTGCAAAGGAGGACTGA